In a genomic window of Nostoc sp. UHCC 0870:
- a CDS encoding lipopolysaccharide biosynthesis protein codes for MKQLLLNKRIKSAFFLSIISYLALGIGFITQAFAARILGVQDYGIVSLALAYPSILFSITSPKSVSVLTRYIAKYRAENKRNLILITCLLGYTLDLVTSLIAVIIILLTSQYISANFYRTIEVTSLTNIYSLSLPLLAITSTSTAIINGYEKYSSLGWFQLLEKLSMPLCFLFILPIIKSNSLSFICAYAAANYFYGLICLVFTIYILYKNGLLKNIVSVVTQLSFKNELRKLAYELASSYTWNFILVTITGFISQLPVIILGSLGTPKDAGFYKLGSMIAVAASYPKVAMGRILLPKLSVEASNLTWIQMLQNLKRWTLNLGIPISLIILILSMLIYPAIKTFYGSQYISSILGIQILIVASAFLTTFFWLEPFYYAYAKYKLFTNLHFAYFFVFCSSSFILTLAFGFTGMCFADLLSKLFLISLLLGYSRKCLVN; via the coding sequence ATGAAACAATTATTGCTTAATAAGAGAATTAAAAGTGCATTTTTTCTATCTATTATAAGTTATTTGGCTTTAGGAATTGGTTTTATAACACAGGCTTTTGCTGCCCGTATTCTCGGAGTACAAGATTACGGAATAGTATCATTAGCTCTTGCTTATCCTTCTATACTTTTCTCCATAACCAGTCCAAAATCGGTATCAGTATTAACGAGATATATTGCTAAGTATCGTGCAGAAAATAAGAGAAATTTAATATTAATTACTTGTCTTCTAGGTTATACATTAGATTTAGTTACTTCATTGATAGCCGTAATAATTATTTTATTGACAAGTCAATATATTTCAGCAAATTTTTACAGAACAATAGAGGTAACTAGTTTAACTAATATATACAGCCTATCACTTCCCTTGCTTGCAATTACTAGCACCAGTACAGCTATAATCAACGGATATGAAAAGTACAGTAGTTTAGGATGGTTTCAACTTCTGGAAAAGCTTTCTATGCCATTATGTTTTTTGTTTATTTTACCAATTATTAAATCTAACTCACTGAGTTTTATTTGTGCATATGCAGCAGCAAACTATTTTTATGGATTAATATGCTTAGTATTTACGATATACATTTTATATAAAAATGGGTTGCTTAAAAATATTGTTAGTGTTGTTACACAATTATCATTTAAAAATGAACTAAGAAAACTAGCCTATGAATTAGCAAGCTCTTATACATGGAATTTTATTTTGGTAACGATCACTGGTTTTATATCTCAATTACCTGTCATAATTCTTGGATCATTAGGAACTCCCAAAGATGCAGGCTTTTACAAACTTGGTTCAATGATTGCAGTTGCAGCAAGCTATCCAAAAGTAGCGATGGGTAGAATTTTATTGCCAAAGCTTTCTGTAGAGGCTAGCAATTTGACTTGGATTCAGATGTTGCAAAATTTGAAGAGATGGACACTCAATTTAGGTATTCCGATAAGTTTAATCATACTAATTTTATCTATGCTAATATATCCTGCTATTAAAACCTTTTATGGTTCACAATATATCTCATCAATACTAGGTATTCAGATACTTATTGTTGCTTCAGCATTTCTAACAACTTTCTTTTGGTTAGAACCATTTTATTACGCTTATGCTAAGTATAAGTTATTTACCAATTTACATTTTGCATACTTTTTTGTTTTTTGTTCTTCTAGTTTTATATTAACCTTAGCATTTGGGTTTACTGGTATGTGTTTTGCAGATTTATTATCAAAACTATTTTTAATTTCATTACTACTTGGTTATTCACGTAAATGCCTAGTTAACTAA
- a CDS encoding glycosyltransferase family 4 protein, translated as MMKICIISGIFPPDIGGPASYVPRIATNLVEQGHSVNVVCLSDILNDNDGDQYLFPVIRISRQLFKPWRFLKTIITIWKFAKNADLLYVNGLNFESMLAASILNIPTVYKIVGDYAWERSQLWNHFNGTLDEYQVAHKGLLLKFLDWIRTLPLKKTTKIIVPSLYLQRIVEGWGISSDKIVLVYNAVEVQEAQSAIALPPFPGKTIITVGRLVPWKGLEAMIKTMQYFPQDRLVVIGNGPLKSNLEELIQKLRIGDRVLFMGSLPQKQVFSCLKQADVFILNSSYEGLPHVVLEAMTAGTPVIATNAGGTQEVVEDCKTGLLIPVGDELALKSAIEKIFNQSDLAQVLVSNANEYIQSRFSNFNMLEQLENVLSQVNFLAKSSF; from the coding sequence ATGATGAAGATATGTATAATAAGTGGAATTTTTCCACCTGATATTGGGGGACCGGCTAGTTATGTTCCGAGGATAGCAACTAATTTAGTAGAGCAGGGTCATTCAGTAAATGTGGTTTGCCTCAGTGATATCTTAAATGATAATGATGGTGATCAATATTTATTTCCAGTCATCCGCATTTCCCGTCAATTATTCAAACCTTGGCGTTTTTTAAAAACTATTATTACCATTTGGAAATTCGCAAAAAATGCTGATTTACTTTATGTTAATGGGTTGAATTTTGAGTCGATGCTAGCGGCTAGTATACTCAATATCCCAACTGTGTACAAAATTGTTGGTGATTATGCTTGGGAGCGATCGCAGCTTTGGAATCACTTTAATGGCACTTTAGATGAATACCAAGTTGCTCACAAAGGATTGTTACTTAAATTTCTCGATTGGATTCGTACTCTTCCCCTAAAAAAGACTACAAAAATCATTGTTCCGAGTTTATATCTTCAGCGCATTGTAGAAGGATGGGGTATCTCATCCGACAAAATTGTTCTTGTTTATAATGCTGTTGAAGTTCAAGAAGCACAATCAGCGATCGCCTTACCACCTTTTCCGGGAAAAACAATCATTACTGTTGGTCGTTTAGTACCCTGGAAAGGTCTGGAAGCAATGATTAAAACCATGCAGTATTTTCCTCAAGACCGTTTGGTTGTAATTGGTAATGGTCCATTAAAAAGTAATTTGGAAGAATTAATCCAAAAACTACGTATTGGCGATCGAGTGTTGTTTATGGGTAGTTTGCCTCAAAAACAAGTATTTTCTTGTCTAAAGCAAGCTGATGTGTTCATCTTGAATTCTTCTTATGAAGGACTACCTCATGTAGTATTAGAAGCAATGACTGCGGGTACTCCAGTAATTGCTACAAATGCAGGCGGTACTCAAGAGGTAGTAGAAGACTGTAAAACAGGCTTGTTAATTCCTGTAGGTGATGAACTAGCTTTAAAATCTGCTATTGAAAAAATATTCAACCAGTCTGATTTAGCTCAAGTTCTAGTATCTAATGCCAACGAATATATTCAATCAAGATTTTCTAATTTCAATATGTTGGAACAACTAGAAAATGTATTATCTCAAGTAAATTTTCTGGCTAAATCTAGCTTTTAA
- a CDS encoding class I SAM-dependent methyltransferase — MNIQQKNLYWLGNCAKTKIIGEILEKIHHSQEVVIFDYGCGTGGDWPSILANHPNIRFIGYEPSKKSFALAQKRLSNFNVQLLTAESIQQVTFKADFIVSFSVLEHVYDKAFYLKTAKKILADQGIFYLNYDDGHFRNYLDLNELNLSFLQAKEWINNLLAQPLASVGVVSSFQKRVDRRDIDNLVQEIGFSILQNFYSNLNSFKSLCKTLSPDKQQNFAHLWLEVENVLNEKFRQEGETYYGDSTNLWWQMGSRTLVLQHKCD, encoded by the coding sequence ATGAATATTCAACAAAAAAATCTTTACTGGTTGGGTAATTGTGCGAAAACAAAAATCATTGGAGAGATTTTAGAAAAAATACATCATAGTCAAGAAGTAGTCATATTTGATTACGGCTGTGGCACTGGAGGAGATTGGCCATCAATTTTAGCAAATCACCCAAATATAAGATTTATTGGCTATGAGCCATCTAAAAAGTCTTTTGCATTAGCTCAAAAAAGATTATCAAATTTTAATGTTCAATTATTGACAGCTGAATCTATACAGCAAGTGACATTCAAAGCCGACTTTATCGTTAGCTTTAGTGTTTTAGAACATGTATATGATAAAGCTTTTTATTTAAAAACAGCTAAAAAAATTCTTGCAGATCAAGGAATATTTTACCTTAATTATGATGATGGTCATTTCCGAAATTACCTTGATCTTAACGAACTAAATCTATCGTTTTTACAAGCTAAAGAATGGATAAATAATCTATTGGCACAACCCCTAGCATCAGTGGGAGTTGTATCTTCGTTCCAAAAGCGAGTTGATCGTAGAGATATAGACAACCTGGTACAAGAAATTGGGTTTTCTATTCTACAAAATTTTTATAGTAATCTGAATTCATTCAAATCCTTGTGTAAAACACTATCACCAGATAAACAACAAAACTTTGCTCATCTGTGGTTAGAAGTTGAAAATGTTTTAAACGAAAAATTTCGCCAAGAAGGTGAAACTTATTACGGTGACAGCACAAATCTATGGTGGCAGATGGGTTCAAGGACTTTAGTTCTGCAACATAAATGTGATTGA
- a CDS encoding glycosyltransferase family 4 protein, with product MRLLLFNLATDIDHPILGFTSKWISALAERVEHIDVITMQAGRIEIPDSVNVYSLGKEKGYSEPRRLVEFYRHLFHILRKGKIDGCFSHMNPLFTNLAAPILKIKGIPIVTWYAHPSLTSTLKLAHHLSDRMVASVATAYPYKLDKLVVIGQGIDTNLFCTNQQNIDNKTPLILCAGRISPVKNHLTLLKATALLRQRWNRQFKVLILGSIPNREGELYFQSLKAITEQLGIGDIVDFKLGVPMLELPQWYQRCVVHINLTPTGFGDKVAWEAMSCGKPCLVANEGFKETLGQYQEELLFRYEDVEDLVKKLMNILTLPTQEQENIGYYLRKQVISRHSLDNLSQNILSLIKQLIACKVN from the coding sequence ATGCGTCTTTTACTATTTAACCTAGCCACAGATATCGATCATCCAATATTAGGTTTTACAAGTAAATGGATAAGTGCATTAGCTGAACGTGTTGAGCATATTGACGTTATTACTATGCAGGCGGGACGGATTGAAATTCCTGATTCTGTCAATGTCTATTCTCTAGGTAAAGAAAAGGGCTATAGCGAACCCCGTCGGTTAGTAGAGTTTTATCGGCATCTTTTCCACATCTTGCGAAAAGGCAAAATTGATGGGTGCTTTTCTCACATGAATCCACTATTTACTAACTTAGCCGCACCCATCCTTAAAATCAAGGGAATTCCAATAGTTACTTGGTATGCTCATCCTAGCCTAACTTCTACCTTGAAACTAGCTCACCATCTTTCTGACCGAATGGTAGCCAGTGTAGCAACAGCGTATCCCTACAAACTGGACAAGTTAGTTGTAATAGGTCAAGGGATAGATACGAACCTTTTTTGCACTAATCAGCAAAACATAGATAATAAAACACCACTAATTTTATGTGCAGGTCGAATATCCCCAGTGAAAAACCATTTGACACTATTAAAAGCTACAGCTTTATTACGTCAAAGGTGGAATAGACAATTCAAAGTTTTAATCCTTGGTAGTATCCCCAATCGTGAAGGTGAGTTGTACTTTCAATCACTTAAAGCAATAACTGAACAACTTGGAATAGGAGACATAGTTGACTTTAAACTTGGTGTACCAATGCTAGAACTACCACAGTGGTATCAAAGATGCGTGGTACATATTAACCTCACCCCAACTGGTTTCGGAGATAAAGTAGCTTGGGAAGCAATGAGTTGTGGCAAACCCTGTTTAGTGGCGAATGAGGGGTTTAAAGAAACTTTGGGTCAATATCAGGAAGAACTTCTTTTTAGATATGAAGATGTAGAGGATTTAGTTAAAAAACTCATGAATATACTAACACTACCTACGCAAGAACAGGAAAATATTGGGTACTACTTACGCAAACAGGTTATTTCTAGACATAGTTTGGATAATCTTTCCCAAAATATACTTTCATTAATCAAGCAACTAATTGCCTGTAAAGTAAATTAA
- a CDS encoding class I SAM-dependent methyltransferase, which translates to MLTGGKPEKIFASYLNQITNSSEKILDVGTSQRFAKELRPYESWFNGKEYIAAGYNPSSQYGKYNCDCHQDIEAMTFEKNHFDGIICLEVLEHVENPFQAVNEIKRVLKKNGMLLLTVPFLLQYHGKGSSSQSHENYPDFWRFTHEGLQQLFKDFQKLDVVPLGGPIEFRLRQFYLSQYLKLHPIRWLVDLIDKPILGKATTRHLIFGVK; encoded by the coding sequence ATGTTAACAGGCGGCAAACCCGAAAAAATATTTGCTAGTTATCTTAATCAAATTACTAATAGTTCTGAAAAAATTTTAGATGTAGGTACTTCTCAACGTTTCGCAAAAGAATTACGCCCATATGAATCTTGGTTTAACGGAAAAGAATACATAGCTGCTGGCTATAACCCATCTTCACAATATGGAAAGTATAACTGTGATTGCCATCAAGACATAGAAGCGATGACTTTTGAAAAAAATCACTTTGATGGAATCATATGCTTAGAAGTTTTAGAACATGTAGAAAATCCTTTTCAAGCCGTGAATGAGATAAAAAGAGTTCTTAAAAAGAATGGTATGCTCCTACTTACTGTTCCATTCCTCCTCCAATATCACGGCAAGGGTTCAAGTTCTCAAAGTCATGAAAATTATCCAGATTTTTGGCGATTTACTCATGAAGGTTTGCAGCAATTATTTAAGGATTTTCAAAAACTTGATGTTGTTCCTCTTGGTGGACCCATTGAATTTCGTTTACGTCAATTTTATCTTTCTCAGTATCTGAAACTCCACCCTATTAGATGGCTAGTTGATTTGATTGATAAACCAATATTGGGAAAAGCTACAACTCGCCATTTAATATTTGGAGTAAAGTAA
- a CDS encoding class I SAM-dependent methyltransferase, with amino-acid sequence MSINESKFELIRNHVHKKITNNSQRRLSLLDVGCRDCKLKKYIGDVVDYKGVDLFQNSEGTVDFVLNVEDGLPIADKTYDFVVALDLVEHLNNVQESLHELLRVSRRHLIIMLPNMAYAPLRKEFLIKGTFSDLTDKYDLTYGSAHKGVDRHRWLTVIPQTDNYIKEFAVNNNLHLDIVWFTGSQKRVFFETISKLLNLSPSWWATASLYVLTKP; translated from the coding sequence ATGAGTATAAATGAAAGCAAATTTGAGTTAATCAGAAATCATGTTCATAAAAAAATAACAAATAATTCACAAAGAAGGCTTTCACTCTTAGATGTGGGGTGTAGAGATTGTAAGTTAAAGAAATATATTGGTGATGTAGTAGATTACAAAGGTGTAGACCTTTTTCAAAATTCCGAGGGTACTGTAGATTTTGTATTAAATGTAGAAGATGGTTTACCTATAGCAGATAAAACTTATGATTTTGTCGTTGCTTTAGATTTAGTAGAACATTTAAATAACGTGCAGGAGTCTTTACATGAGTTGCTTAGAGTATCTCGCCGCCATTTAATTATAATGTTGCCTAACATGGCTTACGCTCCCTTAAGAAAGGAATTCTTAATTAAAGGAACATTTAGTGACTTAACAGATAAGTACGACTTAACTTATGGATCTGCTCATAAGGGAGTAGATAGACATCGCTGGTTAACAGTAATTCCTCAAACAGATAATTATATTAAAGAATTTGCTGTTAACAATAATTTACATCTAGATATTGTATGGTTTACTGGTTCTCAAAAAAGAGTTTTTTTTGAAACCATATCAAAATTGTTGAATTTGTCCCCTTCATGGTGGGCAACAGCTTCACTTTACGTTTTGACTAAACCTTGA
- a CDS encoding glycosyltransferase family 4 protein produces the protein MKFSEKDLILKDESNLSKSKFILSPMNILIIGKDPTVFENSPYVFGDTQKRHQNYAQVLQEHCGTNSSIRMISYTPRDSKYQVQQLQQGLTLYPTRSLHRSTFIIDVIRLLPSVLYNWQPDVITVQTPWEEGILGYVLSRILGVRFLLQLHFDLFSPDWQKEHWLNSWRKLIASQLIRRADGVRVVSEILQDKVVKFLNLSVKQVFVVPVGVNFTPANSLVDKNDYKAKLNPKIAGKPVVLFVGRICIAKNLPLWIEVASRITQYLPETQFIMAGDGLLLTDIQTLVAKKKLTDQFHFLGKVGYESLPEVYAAADAFLLTSHNEGYGRVIVESLLSGVPVVSTACTGPEDLIVDGINGFLLPLGDVTGLSNKVIKLLQDKQQAQSMGNVGRERMLAMFSNTSLAERLIECWLTVTRSPVEV, from the coding sequence ATGAAATTTTCTGAAAAAGATTTGATTTTAAAAGATGAGTCTAATTTAAGTAAAAGTAAATTTATTTTAAGCCCAATGAATATTTTAATTATTGGTAAAGATCCAACAGTTTTTGAAAATAGTCCATATGTCTTTGGTGATACCCAAAAACGACATCAAAACTATGCCCAAGTTCTACAAGAGCATTGTGGAACGAATAGTAGCATTCGGATGATTTCTTACACGCCTAGAGACTCCAAGTACCAAGTTCAGCAATTACAACAAGGTTTAACCCTTTACCCAACGCGATCGCTCCATCGATCAACCTTTATTATTGATGTTATACGTCTTTTACCATCAGTATTATATAATTGGCAGCCTGATGTAATAACAGTACAAACCCCTTGGGAAGAAGGGATTTTGGGCTATGTTCTAAGTCGTATATTAGGTGTTCGTTTTTTACTTCAACTTCACTTTGATTTATTTTCTCCAGATTGGCAAAAGGAACATTGGCTCAATAGCTGGCGGAAATTAATTGCTTCCCAACTAATTCGTCGTGCTGATGGGGTACGCGTTGTTTCAGAGATTCTACAAGACAAAGTTGTAAAATTTTTAAACTTATCTGTAAAGCAAGTGTTTGTTGTCCCAGTAGGGGTCAATTTTACTCCGGCTAACAGTCTAGTAGATAAGAACGACTATAAAGCTAAACTAAATCCCAAAATTGCAGGTAAACCTGTTGTGCTTTTTGTAGGTCGAATCTGTATAGCCAAAAACTTACCACTTTGGATCGAAGTAGCAAGTCGGATAACCCAGTATTTGCCTGAGACCCAATTTATCATGGCGGGTGATGGTTTACTCCTCACAGATATACAAACCTTAGTAGCAAAAAAGAAATTAACTGATCAATTTCACTTTCTAGGAAAAGTTGGTTATGAATCTTTACCAGAAGTATATGCAGCAGCTGATGCTTTCTTATTAACTTCCCACAACGAGGGTTATGGAAGAGTAATTGTAGAGTCTTTATTATCAGGAGTACCTGTAGTTTCTACTGCTTGTACAGGGCCAGAAGATTTGATAGTTGATGGTATCAATGGCTTTCTTTTGCCATTGGGAGATGTAACTGGCTTGTCTAACAAGGTAATTAAATTACTGCAAGATAAACAACAAGCCCAATCTATGGGAAACGTAGGACGTGAGCGGATGCTTGCAATGTTCTCTAATACGAGTTTAGCTGAACGCTTAATTGAATGTTGGCTAACGGTAACGCGATCGCCTGTGGAGGTTTAA
- a CDS encoding acyltransferase: MIQTTSFRGQESEKVPTLEKLIGGARGLILKTIFKQCGFPVSIEKAVKFSQSRTVEIGNWVRIRYSTQILNHVHIHNHVFIGRYCDIGNHVVLEENVTLADYVCILGDTHDHSNSDKRAGKLYSPGQKVIGKGAWIGYRAIILPQVRYIGCGALVGAGSVVTKDVPDNCVVVGNPAKIISNLMNEIF, from the coding sequence ATGATTCAAACTACTTCATTCCGAGGTCAAGAATCAGAAAAAGTCCCAACTTTAGAAAAATTAATAGGAGGAGCAAGGGGATTAATACTGAAAACAATTTTCAAACAATGTGGTTTTCCTGTTTCCATTGAAAAAGCAGTCAAATTTTCTCAATCTCGCACTGTAGAAATAGGAAACTGGGTACGTATTCGTTACAGCACTCAAATTTTAAACCATGTCCATATACACAATCATGTATTTATCGGTAGATATTGTGATATTGGCAATCATGTGGTCTTAGAAGAAAATGTTACTTTAGCTGATTATGTTTGTATCTTAGGTGATACTCACGATCATAGTAATTCCGATAAACGAGCCGGAAAACTTTATTCACCAGGTCAAAAAGTTATTGGTAAAGGTGCTTGGATTGGTTATCGAGCAATTATTCTGCCTCAAGTGAGATATATAGGTTGTGGTGCTTTAGTTGGAGCAGGTTCTGTTGTAACTAAGGATGTTCCTGATAATTGTGTAGTAGTTGGAAATCCTGCCAAAATTATCAGTAATCTAATGAATGAAATTTTCTGA
- a CDS encoding glycosyltransferase family 4 protein codes for MKINILMSSYVKNPGGSHRVAYEYANYLATTSHQVKLIYPEKLSRFASNKSYFSFWKRSIHKIQRTISGNEINWFKFNSNVEKLFVPDLTQNYIPDADIVIATAWQVAEYMGEYSEAKGIKMYIIHHDESLSGYPIERVRETWHLPVNKVAVSRWTYESIQQATKESITYIPNGINHNLYRIIEPIENRDLCVCMAYSPRAIKDAKTGLKALSIAKERFPKLSAKLFGVFPKDSSIPDWAVYYRNRPDSFLVKEIYNRSAIFICSSIYEGFGLPVAEAMGCGCAVVTTDCGGITDFALHNKTALISPAKNATTLAENLCFLLEDAELRIKLAYTAKDNIKNFSWDSSCKQLEILIHNSMEGNK; via the coding sequence ATGAAAATAAATATTTTAATGTCCAGTTATGTAAAAAATCCTGGTGGTAGCCATAGAGTTGCATATGAATATGCTAACTACTTAGCTACTACTTCCCATCAAGTAAAATTAATTTATCCAGAAAAGTTATCTAGATTTGCTAGTAATAAATCATATTTTAGTTTTTGGAAACGCTCAATTCACAAAATTCAAAGAACCATATCAGGTAATGAGATAAACTGGTTTAAATTCAACAGTAATGTAGAAAAACTCTTTGTACCAGATTTAACTCAAAATTATATTCCTGATGCTGATATAGTTATTGCAACTGCCTGGCAAGTTGCAGAATATATGGGAGAGTATAGTGAAGCGAAAGGAATCAAAATGTATATTATTCATCATGATGAATCACTTAGTGGATATCCAATTGAAAGAGTTAGGGAAACTTGGCATCTACCAGTTAACAAAGTAGCCGTTTCACGTTGGACATATGAATCTATACAGCAAGCAACAAAAGAAAGTATTACATATATTCCAAACGGCATTAATCATAATTTATATAGAATAATTGAACCTATTGAGAATCGGGATTTATGCGTTTGTATGGCATATTCTCCGAGAGCAATAAAAGATGCCAAAACTGGACTCAAGGCACTTTCTATTGCTAAAGAACGCTTTCCAAAACTCTCTGCTAAATTATTTGGGGTTTTTCCAAAAGATTCCTCAATACCAGATTGGGCTGTATATTACCGTAATCGTCCTGATAGTTTTCTTGTGAAAGAAATTTACAATCGAAGTGCAATATTTATTTGTTCCAGTATTTATGAAGGGTTTGGTCTACCTGTAGCAGAGGCAATGGGATGCGGATGTGCGGTAGTGACAACTGACTGTGGAGGTATCACAGACTTTGCTTTACATAATAAGACAGCCTTAATTTCTCCAGCCAAAAATGCGACAACTCTGGCGGAAAATCTTTGTTTTCTTTTGGAAGATGCTGAATTGAGAATTAAATTAGCATATACCGCAAAAGATAATATAAAAAATTTTAGCTGGGATAGTAGTTGTAAACAGTTGGAAATACTCATCCATAATTCGATGGAGGGAAATAAATGA
- a CDS encoding glycosyltransferase, translated as MNILHVITSLVRGGAENHLVTLAIEQAKQKISVTIAYLKSKPYWLETLDKNHVRVVSLGMRYYGDFQPIIKLRSLINDLQPDIIHAHLPPGEIYTRIALLGTSSKKLPLIISKHNEGHFYNGFGHRYIGSLVAKRSNHIIAISNAVKTNQCINYLDYPSEKVKTIYYGIDPTPYQNICDEKIKKIRSLWSVTDETYLIGTVARLVPQKCLHNLLEGFSLYLQTATKPTKLVVVGVGALEADLKNQAIELGIQEKVIWAGFREDITVVMNALDVFALTSIYEGLGLVLLEAMSAGKPVVASNISAIPEVVINGTTGILFTPKNSVGLAEAFKYLENEKIRLHLGDRGRERVKINFTLDKMIDKTLAVYNACI; from the coding sequence ATGAATATACTTCATGTAATTACCTCACTCGTTAGAGGAGGCGCAGAAAATCATCTTGTTACCTTAGCTATAGAACAAGCAAAGCAGAAAATCTCGGTAACTATTGCCTACTTGAAGAGTAAACCATACTGGCTAGAAACCTTGGATAAAAATCATGTCCGTGTGGTTTCTCTAGGTATGCGTTATTATGGTGATTTTCAGCCAATTATAAAGCTTCGTTCATTAATTAATGATTTACAACCAGATATCATTCATGCACATTTACCTCCTGGAGAAATATATACACGAATTGCTCTACTGGGAACATCTTCCAAAAAGCTACCATTGATTATCTCCAAACACAATGAAGGACATTTTTATAATGGTTTTGGTCATCGTTATATTGGCTCATTGGTTGCTAAAAGATCCAACCACATCATAGCGATTTCTAATGCTGTAAAAACAAATCAATGTATTAATTATTTAGATTATCCTTCAGAAAAAGTTAAAACAATTTATTATGGAATAGATCCTACACCTTATCAAAATATCTGTGATGAGAAGATAAAAAAAATTCGGTCGCTTTGGTCTGTAACTGATGAAACCTATCTCATAGGTACAGTAGCCAGACTTGTACCTCAAAAGTGTTTGCATAATTTATTAGAGGGATTTAGTCTTTATTTACAGACTGCCACAAAACCTACAAAATTAGTTGTCGTTGGTGTTGGTGCGTTAGAAGCTGATTTAAAAAACCAAGCTATTGAGTTAGGTATTCAGGAAAAGGTTATATGGGCTGGGTTTCGAGAAGATATTACTGTAGTTATGAATGCCTTAGATGTATTTGCACTGACTTCAATCTATGAAGGGCTTGGTTTAGTATTATTAGAAGCAATGTCAGCAGGTAAACCTGTGGTTGCTAGTAATATCAGTGCAATTCCAGAAGTGGTTATTAATGGGACTACAGGGATTTTATTCACTCCTAAAAACTCTGTTGGATTAGCTGAAGCTTTTAAATATTTAGAAAATGAAAAAATCCGTTTACACCTTGGAGATAGAGGAAGGGAGAGAGTAAAAATAAACTTTACTTTAGATAAGATGATCGATAAAACACTAGCTGTTTATAATGCTTGTATTTAA